A region from the Aquimarina sp. ERC-38 genome encodes:
- a CDS encoding N-acetylmuramoyl-L-alanine amidase family protein: MRETRFLVVLIVVFLLPIQKKVSAALKTDTKDKFVVVLDAGHGGHDPGNRGNGYKEKDIALKVVLAVGKLLEADGRFEVIYTRKSDKFVELFERGKIANKAKADLFVSIHCNSHRSQAYGTETFVLGLNANNKNFEVAKNENSVILLEDNYQANYDGFDPNAPESIIGLTLLQEEYLDQSLHLASVVEKEFTKNLKRKSRGVKQAGFIVLHQTYMPSVLIELGFLTNNREGKYLNSKIGQTNMANAITASIINYKDGLDESYVNEEIVVENAPDAQKKEVSPEVAKNDNKAELPSKELFFKVQIAASSQNLKLDASNFKGLTHLSKEKVGSVYKYYFGQTFSYQEACELQEEVKTKGYEASFVVAFKNNKPISLQEAIKDMKN; encoded by the coding sequence ATGAGAGAAACGAGATTTTTAGTGGTGCTAATTGTGGTATTTCTTTTACCAATTCAGAAAAAAGTCAGCGCGGCCCTTAAAACGGATACTAAAGACAAATTTGTAGTGGTATTAGATGCCGGGCACGGGGGGCACGATCCGGGCAATCGGGGAAATGGTTATAAGGAAAAGGATATTGCTTTAAAAGTAGTATTGGCAGTAGGTAAGTTGCTGGAAGCAGACGGAAGGTTTGAGGTAATATACACCCGTAAATCTGATAAATTTGTGGAATTATTTGAGCGAGGTAAAATTGCGAATAAGGCTAAAGCGGATTTATTTGTCTCCATACACTGCAATTCTCACAGGTCGCAAGCCTATGGTACGGAAACTTTTGTTTTAGGATTAAATGCTAACAACAAAAACTTTGAAGTAGCAAAAAATGAGAACTCGGTAATTTTATTGGAGGATAATTATCAGGCAAATTACGACGGTTTTGATCCTAATGCACCGGAATCTATTATTGGTCTCACCTTATTACAAGAAGAATATTTAGATCAAAGTTTGCACCTGGCAAGTGTAGTAGAAAAAGAATTTACTAAAAATTTAAAAAGAAAGAGTCGTGGTGTCAAACAAGCCGGATTTATTGTTTTACACCAAACCTATATGCCTAGTGTTTTAATTGAACTGGGTTTTTTAACCAATAATCGAGAGGGTAAATATTTAAATTCGAAAATTGGTCAAACTAATATGGCAAATGCTATTACTGCTTCTATTATCAATTATAAAGACGGCCTGGACGAATCTTATGTGAATGAAGAAATTGTTGTAGAAAATGCGCCGGATGCTCAGAAAAAAGAAGTTTCTCCTGAAGTAGCTAAAAATGATAACAAAGCCGAACTACCTTCTAAGGAGTTGTTTTTTAAAGTGCAAATCGCAGCAAGTTCACAAAATTTAAAACTGGATGCGTCAAACTTTAAAGGTCTTACTCATCTTTCTAAAGAAAAAGTAGGTAGTGTGTATAAGTACTATTTTGGGCAGACTTTTTCTTATCAAGAAGCCTGTGAATTACAGGAAGAAGTAAAGACAAAAGGCTACGAAGCAAGTTTTGTGGTAGCCTTTAAAAACAATAAACCTATTTCGCTTCAAGAAGCAATAAAAGACATGAAAAATTAG
- a CDS encoding trans-sulfuration enzyme family protein — protein sequence MNSNEKGFNTICTHYGELIDTQFKGAISPIYLSTSYAFDGVDEKRYPRYFNTPNQQALSKKIAKLEHAESGLIFGSGMAAISTSLFAFLQQGDHIILQRNLYGGTINLVIEEFKRFGIEHTFVDAKNGNGFEEYIKSNTKVIYIETPSNPLLTVTDIASVTKLAKKHGLMTMIDNTFASPVNQNPILLGVDIVIHSATKYLGGHSDILAGAVVSTEENMQRIFKMAINFGGSLSDFTVWMLERSIKTLGLRVRQQNENAMALAQWLSQHEDVAQVYYPGLESHPDHAVASQQMKAYGGMLSFELKENIDSSLFQKKLQLIKSSMSLAGVESTILSPTLTSHALLTEEERYHQGIRNGLLRFSLGIEEAEDLIEDIEQALRVVKNQQYSVPT from the coding sequence ATGAACTCAAACGAAAAAGGATTTAATACCATTTGTACTCATTACGGGGAACTAATAGATACTCAGTTTAAAGGAGCTATTTCTCCTATTTATTTATCAACCTCTTACGCATTTGACGGGGTTGATGAAAAGCGATATCCCAGATATTTTAATACCCCAAACCAACAAGCACTTTCTAAGAAAATTGCAAAATTAGAACATGCGGAGTCAGGACTGATCTTTGGTAGCGGGATGGCTGCCATAAGTACTTCTTTATTTGCTTTTTTACAACAGGGAGATCACATTATCTTACAACGGAATCTTTACGGTGGGACTATAAATTTAGTTATTGAGGAATTTAAAAGATTTGGTATTGAACATACATTTGTAGATGCAAAAAATGGAAACGGTTTTGAAGAATATATAAAATCTAATACTAAAGTTATTTATATCGAAACCCCTTCAAATCCTTTACTAACCGTTACCGATATTGCTTCTGTAACAAAATTAGCTAAGAAACACGGTTTGATGACCATGATAGACAATACCTTTGCCTCACCGGTCAATCAAAATCCAATTTTATTGGGCGTGGATATCGTTATTCATTCGGCTACTAAATATCTAGGCGGACATAGTGATATCCTTGCCGGTGCGGTTGTTTCTACAGAAGAGAATATGCAACGTATTTTTAAAATGGCCATTAACTTTGGAGGGAGCTTAAGTGATTTTACGGTGTGGATGCTGGAGCGGAGTATCAAAACCTTAGGTTTACGGGTAAGACAACAAAATGAAAATGCAATGGCTTTGGCTCAGTGGCTATCTCAACATGAAGATGTGGCGCAAGTGTACTATCCAGGGCTAGAAAGCCACCCGGATCATGCTGTAGCCTCTCAACAAATGAAAGCTTACGGAGGCATGCTCTCTTTTGAATTAAAAGAAAATATAGATTCTTCACTTTTTCAAAAGAAATTACAGCTTATTAAAAGTTCAATGAGCCTTGCGGGAGTAGAAAGTACAATCCTATCCCCTACACTAACTTCACACGCCCTGCTTACGGAAGAAGAACGCTATCATCAGGGAATTCGAAACGGATTATTACGTTTTAGTTTAGGTATTGAAGAAGCAGAAGATTTAATTGAAGATATTGAGCAAGCTTTACGAGTAGTTAAAAACCAGCAATATTCCGTACCCACTTAA
- the bshB1 gene encoding bacillithiol biosynthesis deacetylase BshB1 — translation MKLDILAFGAHPDDVELSCAGTLAKEISKGKKAGIIDLTRGELGTRGSATLRQQEADKAAKILGVDVRENLKFRDGFFQNDEKHQLEIIKILRKYRPEIVFCNAIEDRHIDHGKGSQLVSDACFLSGLEKIVTDQDGGQQRKWRPKQVYHYIQWKSITPDFVVDISGYMDIKIKSVEAYASQFFTKEATDKPSTPISSQNFKDSISYRAADFGRLIGTDYAEGFTAERYVAVDSIFDLI, via the coding sequence ATGAAACTAGATATTTTAGCTTTTGGAGCGCATCCGGATGATGTAGAATTAAGTTGTGCCGGTACGCTGGCAAAAGAAATTAGTAAGGGTAAAAAAGCAGGAATTATCGATTTAACTCGTGGGGAATTAGGAACCCGGGGTTCTGCTACCTTAAGACAACAAGAAGCCGATAAAGCAGCTAAAATTCTGGGGGTTGATGTAAGGGAGAACTTAAAATTCAGGGACGGTTTTTTTCAGAATGATGAAAAACATCAGTTAGAAATCATTAAAATTTTACGAAAATACCGTCCGGAGATTGTTTTTTGTAATGCTATTGAAGATCGACATATTGATCATGGTAAAGGGAGCCAATTGGTAAGCGATGCTTGTTTTTTATCCGGACTTGAAAAAATCGTAACTGACCAGGACGGAGGACAACAGAGAAAGTGGCGTCCAAAACAGGTGTACCATTATATCCAGTGGAAATCCATTACCCCGGATTTTGTAGTTGATATCTCGGGCTATATGGATATAAAAATAAAAAGTGTAGAGGCATATGCTTCTCAGTTTTTTACCAAAGAAGCTACGGATAAGCCGTCTACTCCCATATCTAGCCAAAATTTTAAAGATAGTATTAGCTATAGGGCAGCCGATTTTGGTAGGTTGATAGGTACGGATTATGCAGAAGGTTTTACCGCTGAACGTTATGTAGCGGTTGATTCAATTTTTGATTTAATTTAA
- a CDS encoding putative LPS assembly protein LptD: MQTKVVHILYLLSFSLLCWCNVSAQEFGKTNKVPVENPIDTTILKSQLSRDTLTNVPANPVNEKVQDTVKKDTLPEPSLLTDNVRYKSKDYMRLSRRENKMYLYNEAEIIYGDMQINAGYIIVDNEKNEVYAYGIKDSTGVYTQTPIFKQAQNVVEPDSIRFNFDTERALIYNSRTKQGEMNIKGEVSKRVNDSVIYMSNVKFTTSENVDEADYYFYARKIKLVPKKKIVTGLVNMYIADVPTPLGLPFGYFPLQEKRTSGFIIPSYGEENTRGYFLQNGGYYFAVSDYADLTVTGDYYTNGSYTLLTQTQYALRYKFSGNFRVRYENNLQSERGFPDFSQTTSYNIQWSHSQDAKSNPNSRFSASVNFGSSDFFRQSTNQLNTGNFLNNTLNSSISYARTFTGDPQVNVNVAATHNSNVNTGIVNLTLPNVSASVSRVFPFAPKTGTKKGIIHNINTQYNFRGENQIQTLDSLLFTARMFENTRMGLQHSVPLSTNFKIFKYFSASMGTTLEENWVFETYEQRFDEETDMVVRDTISGFEAYRTYNFSTSLGTTIYGTFNFKKDKKIQAIRHTLRPSISYNINPAFNNSYRTYTRPVTDNPTTPEVEEFEEVEYSIFDGSFYGAPSNVFSSSIGFGVSNNLEAKVKDKDTTATELKKIVFLNNLSIRSSYNLAGDSLRLSPVSISGNIPIITGKLDINFSAQLDPYALDNNNVRIDTWNINNGGSLFRLTRANANFGYSFSSKDFQRVEEDDPLKNQTLRNGGRTDNLFGGGTNFGDEQSFDRKNENKEKKEVENYNFKVPWTLNLTYVINYSNSRRENDISSHTLMFTGDVELAPKWSVGVSSGYDLRNPGFTFTNLRFQRDLDSWRLSFNWIPFSERTSWNFFIGIKSSVLSDIKYDKRRQPDRRL; this comes from the coding sequence TTGCAAACAAAGGTAGTTCACATACTTTATTTATTAAGTTTTTCACTTCTGTGCTGGTGCAATGTTAGCGCTCAAGAATTCGGAAAAACAAATAAAGTTCCGGTTGAAAACCCAATTGATACTACTATTCTTAAGTCACAACTTTCTAGAGACACTCTTACCAATGTTCCTGCAAATCCTGTAAATGAAAAAGTACAGGATACTGTAAAAAAAGATACGCTACCGGAACCTTCTTTATTAACGGATAATGTAAGGTATAAATCAAAAGATTACATGCGTTTGAGCCGACGGGAAAATAAGATGTACCTATATAATGAAGCCGAAATTATATACGGGGATATGCAAATCAATGCCGGATATATTATTGTAGATAACGAAAAAAACGAGGTATATGCTTACGGAATTAAAGATTCTACGGGAGTGTATACGCAAACCCCCATTTTTAAACAGGCGCAAAATGTAGTAGAACCTGATTCCATACGTTTTAATTTTGATACGGAACGTGCCCTTATCTATAATTCTCGTACCAAACAAGGAGAAATGAATATTAAAGGGGAAGTGTCCAAACGGGTAAATGATTCGGTGATCTATATGAGTAATGTTAAGTTTACGACTTCAGAAAATGTGGATGAAGCGGATTACTATTTTTACGCCCGTAAAATCAAATTAGTACCCAAGAAAAAAATTGTTACCGGATTGGTCAATATGTATATTGCTGATGTACCTACCCCCCTGGGGTTACCCTTTGGTTATTTTCCGTTACAGGAAAAGAGGACTTCGGGATTTATCATTCCCAGTTACGGAGAAGAAAATACGCGTGGTTATTTTTTACAAAACGGAGGTTATTATTTTGCTGTAAGCGATTATGCGGATTTAACTGTAACCGGAGATTACTATACAAACGGAAGTTACACCTTACTTACTCAAACGCAATATGCCCTGCGTTATAAGTTTTCCGGTAATTTTAGGGTTCGATACGAGAATAATTTACAAAGTGAACGCGGATTTCCGGATTTTTCTCAAACTACCTCCTATAATATACAATGGTCCCATAGCCAGGATGCGAAATCCAATCCTAATTCACGCTTTTCAGCATCCGTAAACTTCGGGAGTAGTGATTTTTTCAGGCAATCCACTAATCAGTTAAATACTGGTAACTTTTTAAATAATACGTTGAATTCATCTATCTCTTATGCTAGAACATTTACCGGTGATCCTCAAGTAAATGTAAATGTAGCGGCTACGCATAATTCTAATGTGAATACGGGTATTGTAAATCTTACCTTGCCTAATGTAAGTGCCAGCGTTTCCCGTGTCTTTCCGTTTGCTCCTAAAACCGGAACCAAAAAAGGAATCATACATAATATTAATACACAATACAACTTTAGGGGAGAAAATCAAATTCAGACCCTAGATAGCCTTTTATTCACCGCACGTATGTTTGAAAATACCCGTATGGGACTACAACATAGCGTTCCTTTGAGCACTAACTTTAAAATTTTTAAATATTTCAGTGCTTCTATGGGTACCACCTTGGAAGAAAATTGGGTTTTTGAAACTTATGAACAACGTTTTGATGAAGAAACGGATATGGTAGTTCGAGATACTATTTCCGGATTTGAAGCCTATCGTACCTACAATTTTTCAACAAGTTTAGGGACCACTATTTACGGTACGTTTAATTTTAAGAAAGATAAAAAAATACAGGCAATTCGTCATACGCTTCGGCCTTCTATTAGTTATAATATCAATCCTGCTTTTAATAATTCTTACCGAACCTATACCCGACCAGTTACGGATAATCCTACAACTCCGGAAGTTGAGGAGTTTGAAGAGGTGGAGTATTCTATATTTGATGGTAGTTTTTACGGGGCTCCCAGTAACGTATTCTCAAGTAGTATTGGTTTTGGGGTAAGTAATAATCTGGAAGCTAAGGTAAAGGATAAAGATACCACTGCTACTGAATTAAAGAAGATTGTATTTTTAAATAACCTGTCCATTCGTTCTTCTTATAACCTGGCGGGGGACTCCTTGAGGTTAAGTCCGGTTTCTATTAGTGGTAATATACCGATAATTACCGGAAAGCTGGATATTAATTTCTCGGCACAACTGGATCCTTATGCCCTGGATAATAATAACGTACGTATAGATACTTGGAATATAAATAACGGCGGAAGTTTATTCAGGCTTACCCGGGCTAATGCCAATTTTGGCTATTCCTTTTCTAGTAAAGATTTCCAGAGGGTTGAAGAAGATGACCCTCTTAAAAATCAAACCTTAAGAAACGGTGGAAGAACAGACAACCTATTTGGAGGCGGAACAAATTTTGGGGACGAACAAAGTTTTGATCGGAAAAACGAGAATAAAGAAAAAAAAGAAGTAGAAAATTATAATTTTAAAGTACCCTGGACCTTAAATTTGACCTATGTAATCAATTACTCAAACAGCCGTAGAGAAAATGATATTAGTTCGCACACCCTTATGTTTACGGGAGATGTGGAACTTGCTCCCAAGTGGTCCGTAGGGGTATCCTCAGGTTATGATTTAAGAAACCCCGGGTTTACCTTTACAAATCTACGATTTCAAAGAGATTTAGATAGCTGGCGATTAAGTTTTAACTGGATTCCCTTTAGTGAACGAACTTCCTGGAACTTTTTTATTGGTATAAAATCATCCGTATTAAGTGATATTAAATATGATAAAAGAAGGCAACCGGACCGCAGGTTGTAA
- a CDS encoding prohibitin family protein → MDRLPKIGVPILIAIVLLIIFISKSTVTISSGEAGVLYKTFSGGVVTDAPPLGEGFHLVAPWNKVIVYEVRQQEAFEKMQVLSSNGLEIKLEASAWYQPDYNKLGLLHQQKGEEYKSRVLLPTIRSAARSVVGRYTPEQLYSSKRDVIQQEIFEETKKIVENQFIQLNEILVRDVTLPPTIKDAIERKLRQEQESLEYEFRLAKAKKEAERQKIDAEGKAVANQILSASLTDKILTEKGIEATLELAKSPNSKVIVVGSGESGMPLILGNQ, encoded by the coding sequence ATGGATAGATTACCAAAAATCGGAGTGCCGATTTTAATTGCAATTGTTTTACTAATTATTTTTATCTCAAAATCTACGGTGACGATAAGTTCCGGAGAAGCAGGGGTATTATATAAAACCTTTAGTGGTGGGGTAGTCACCGATGCGCCCCCTCTAGGAGAAGGCTTTCACCTGGTAGCTCCCTGGAATAAAGTAATTGTATACGAAGTACGACAACAGGAAGCATTTGAAAAAATGCAGGTATTATCATCAAACGGATTGGAAATTAAGTTAGAAGCATCGGCCTGGTATCAACCTGATTATAATAAACTTGGCTTATTGCATCAGCAGAAGGGCGAGGAATACAAATCCCGAGTACTTTTACCTACCATTCGTTCTGCAGCACGTAGTGTAGTGGGGCGGTACACCCCGGAACAGCTATATTCAAGCAAAAGAGATGTAATCCAACAGGAAATCTTTGAAGAAACAAAAAAAATCGTGGAAAATCAGTTTATTCAGCTAAATGAGATACTTGTAAGGGACGTAACTTTACCACCAACGATTAAAGATGCGATCGAACGTAAACTACGTCAGGAACAGGAATCTTTAGAATATGAGTTTAGGTTAGCTAAAGCTAAAAAAGAAGCAGAACGACAAAAAATTGATGCGGAAGGTAAAGCTGTGGCAAACCAAATTCTAAGCGCGTCCCTTACCGATAAAATCCTAACGGAAAAAGGAATAGAAGCTACCCTGGAGTTAGCAAAATCACCAAATTCAAAAGTGATTGTAGTAGGTTCAGGTGAAAGTGGAATGCCTTTAATACTAGGCAATCAATAG
- a CDS encoding MlaD family protein, with translation MKLTREVKTGLLALTAIALLIFGYAFLKGNNLLKDDRTFYAVYENVEGLIPSSPVTINGLNIGKVTNITFADQEANLVVEFIVSSDFPFSKNSEAKVYGGGLIGGKSLAIIPKYEAGKEAKDGDTLPGRIEAGLLELVNEKLTPLQAKLESAITDADTLLTSVNGVLSLDNQKNLSAIFNDLSITARNFRKVSGSLNGVFDQNQDKLSRTMTNLDQMTMELNQFTNSLASVDIKRLEQNITTVLDNLDKTVNNLDQGTVGKLLKDDQLYYNLTESTKQLEFLLQDLRLNPKRYVHISVFGKKGDPYELPEDDPVEQVIKNE, from the coding sequence TTGAAACTAACCAGAGAAGTTAAGACCGGATTACTTGCCCTGACAGCAATTGCTTTGTTAATATTCGGATATGCATTTTTAAAAGGTAATAATCTCCTTAAAGACGACCGTACCTTTTATGCAGTATATGAAAATGTGGAGGGATTAATTCCTTCTTCGCCGGTCACTATAAACGGACTTAATATTGGTAAGGTAACTAATATTACCTTTGCAGATCAAGAGGCAAACCTGGTCGTTGAGTTTATTGTAAGTAGTGATTTTCCATTTTCTAAAAATAGTGAGGCTAAAGTATATGGAGGGGGATTAATTGGAGGGAAATCCCTGGCAATTATACCTAAATACGAAGCTGGAAAAGAAGCTAAGGACGGGGATACCTTACCAGGAAGAATTGAAGCCGGATTGTTAGAATTAGTAAATGAAAAATTGACTCCGTTACAAGCTAAACTGGAATCGGCTATTACAGATGCGGATACGCTCCTTACTTCGGTAAATGGGGTGTTATCTCTGGATAACCAAAAAAACCTATCCGCAATATTTAATGATTTAAGTATTACCGCAAGAAATTTTAGAAAAGTTTCGGGTTCGCTAAATGGGGTTTTTGATCAAAACCAGGATAAATTAAGTCGTACTATGACCAATCTTGACCAAATGACAATGGAGTTAAATCAATTTACGAATTCTTTAGCTTCCGTCGATATTAAGCGTTTGGAACAAAATATAACTACAGTATTAGATAATTTAGATAAAACGGTAAATAACCTGGATCAGGGAACGGTAGGTAAATTACTAAAAGATGATCAACTTTATTACAATTTAACTGAATCTACCAAGCAGTTAGAATTTCTACTTCAGGATTTACGTCTTAATCCGAAGCGTTACGTACATATTTCCGTTTTTGGTAAAAAAGGAGATCCTTACGAACTTCCGGAAGATGATCCTGTTGAACAAGTAATTAAGAACGAATAA
- a CDS encoding RidA family protein produces MKQIINTKKAPAPIGPYNQAVKTGNMLYTSGQIAINPETNELVLDSIKEETKQVMLNLKAVLAENDMTFENVIKTTIFLSDMHNFTEVNEVYGSYFKEDTAPARETVAVAALPKFVNVEISVIAVA; encoded by the coding sequence TTGAAACAAATTATTAATACTAAAAAAGCCCCAGCGCCCATTGGACCTTATAATCAGGCGGTTAAAACAGGTAATATGTTGTATACTTCGGGACAAATTGCAATCAATCCCGAAACTAACGAACTGGTTTTAGATTCAATTAAAGAAGAAACCAAACAAGTAATGCTTAATTTAAAAGCCGTATTGGCTGAGAACGATATGACGTTTGAAAATGTAATAAAAACTACCATTTTCCTTAGTGATATGCATAATTTTACTGAGGTGAACGAAGTATACGGCTCTTATTTTAAAGAAGATACCGCTCCGGCAAGAGAAACTGTGGCCGTGGCAGCGCTTCCTAAATTTGTTAATGTTGAAATTTCTGTTATTGCCGTAGCGTAA